From Onychostoma macrolepis isolate SWU-2019 chromosome 19, ASM1243209v1, whole genome shotgun sequence, a single genomic window includes:
- the ptpn23b gene encoding tyrosine-protein phosphatase non-receptor type 23b, with product MEAVPKMPMIWLELKEAGEFQFSPTVRQYIQINYGENPENYSEALKRLEQLRQSVVNIPRDFEGCNTLRKYCGQLHFLQSRVPMASGQEAAVPVTWTDGFSGRNVTYEDINYEQACVLYNLGGLHSLLGTVDNRLSEEGMKVSCTHFQCSAGAFTHLRDHFNHSYSSDMSSQALSVNISLMLAQAQECLLEKTLLDNRKSHLIAKICAQVCDYYKDCLRVLDNSECVPGRIQKEWRKLVNMKISYFSAITHLHMGKQSEEQQKYGEAVAYFQSSLDKLNEAIKQSKGQPESVQEALKFTMDVIGGKYNSAKKDNDFIYHESVPGLDTLAAVKGASLVKPLPINLTDQSVTGPDLFSKLVPMATHEASSLYSEEKAKLLRDIVAKIEDKNQILEKFMESLSSDSVYKIDMFKSLPDVLLEKCAFLSVRPDIVKNLVQAMQALSNVYTDVGSSLDEVRSALEEDEAGEKSLMEVVGQKGLPTRPAVFQDIQKELKKYEAAHQAASNTNTELHNAMNQHIPNLRLLQGSIEELRKSLPQPELSQDEMSSLQKMKTILGKVDEMRKQRISLESQFRDLIHKDDITGVLVTTDRAEIKTLFAEQLKKYDQLKGYIEQNLVAQDNILKALTEANVQYAPVRKTLTLTEQQWNSTVQALIASFEAYEDLMKKAEEGKDFYQDLDKKTSPLLDKTKSYCQTREGERVALVEKEIGKGQPPRPAAQKPVVGQKVVGRRSGPSSLQSVGPSVASFEDLPQELRSLPPNLNLPRFPVVSNPNPHGGTPVSWLQGPNPFPPTQFPNPQFPTTDPKLRQQLAHHLPQVPYGQPSAPLQIPGPSPQQFQVRPAGGITPVHPQVNQSTTPQMLAQGYNPALWQQGGPITGGYSVPPQMGQIPQNSIRPGLPGQPQVSLPNSQGQQMPTGMPQYSSVQQIIQGAPCQNFTTQPRQSIPSTTPRSAFPGQILPPFPPGQVQPPMPGQAQQQSGLPSGYRPALLPHTQPQLGPPGQLTVSHPQGALISGQVQPQSTLSNQFHPGQLPQNRPYMGYAATPFPSSQPQQIPAPHQVHPGSHVLPQAPLSQNSQVPFGPRPLSQSQMQPGAIPPQSNVYSFAPTHMGQQTIPSQFNTMFNVAHLSSGQAVAPVMDNPVPPSLGSTLIPTPSPVQVSTSNAAPPSSDSTAILDSLQNKVDNLCIQSPN from the exons ATGGAGGCCGTTCCCAAGATGCCGATGATTTGGCTGGAGCTCAAGGAAGCGGGAGAGTTTCAGTTCAGTCCCACCGTCAGACAG TACATTCAAATAAACTATGGTGAGAACCCAGAGAACTACAGTGAGGCTCTGAAGAGGCTGGAGCAACTTAGGCAG AGTGTGGTAAACATCCCGAGGGATTTTGAGGGTTGCAACACTCTTAGAAAATACTGTGGTCAGCTGCACTTTCTGCAGAGTCGTGTTCCGATGGCATCCGGCCAGGAGGCTGCAGTGCCTGTGACATG GACCGATGGCTTTTCAGGGAGGAATGTCACATATGAGGATATTAATTATGAACAGGCTTGTGTCCTGTATAACCTGG GTGGATTGCACTCACTGCTGGGAACTGTGGATAACCGCCTGTCTGAAGAG GGGATGAAAGTGTCCTGTACGCATTTCCAGTGTTCTGCCGGGGCTTTCACTCACCTCAGAGACCATTTTAATCACAGCTACAGCTCTGACATGAGCAGCCAGGCACTCTCAGTCAACATCAGCCTCATGCTG GCACAAGCTCAAGAGTGTCTCCTGGAGAAAACTTTACTAGACAACAGAAAGAGTCATTTAATAGCAAAGATTTGTGCTCAG GTGTGTGATTATTATAAGGATTGTCTGAGGGTGTTGGATAATTCTGAATGTGTGCCGGGAAGGATTCAGAAAGAGTGGAGAAAGCTCGTCAACATGAAGATCAGCTACTTCAGTGCCATCACACAT ttACACATGGGAAAGCAGTCGGAGGAACAGCAGAAATATGGAGAAGCA GTCGCTTACTTTCAGTCCTCCCTGGACAAACTTAATGAGGCAATTAAGCAGAGTAAG GGCCAACCGGAATCCGTACAGGAAGCTTTGAAATTCACAATGGACGTGATTGGTGGAAA ATATAACTCCGCTAAGAAAGACAATGATTTCATTTACCATGAGTCTGTGCCTGGTCTGGACACATTGGCTGCAGTAAAAG GTGCATCGTTGGTGAAACCCCTGCCTATAAACCTAACTGATCAAAGTGTCACCGGTCCTGACCTCTTCTCTAAACTTGTACCCATGGCAACTCATGAGGCCTCATCCCTTTACAG tGAGGAAAAGGCAAAGTTACTTAGGGACATTGTGGCTAAAATAGAGGATAAAAACCAAATCCTTGA GAAATTTATGGAGTCTCTAAGCAGTGACTCTGTGTATAAAATAGACATGTTTAAATCTCTGCCTGACGTGCTGTTggaaaaatgtgcatttctcaGTGTACGACCAGACATTGTCAAGAACCTCGTTCAGGCCATGCAAG CACTATCTAATGTTTACACCGATGTGGGTTCATCTCTGGATGAGGTCCGTAGTGCCCTTGAGGAAGATGAGGCTGGGGAGAAGAGTTTGATGGAGGTAGTGGGGCAGAAGGGACTACCGACAAGGCCTGCAGTCTTTCAGGATATTCAAAAAGAGTTGAAGAAATATGAGGCTGCTCATCAGGCAGCCAGCAACACTAACACCGAGCTCCATAATGCCATGAACCAGCACATACCAAACCTACGTCTGTTACAGGGATCTATTGAGGAACTCAGAAAGAGCCTGCCCCAGCCAGAACTCAGTCAAG ATGAAATGTCATCCCTGCAAAAGATGAAGACTATTCTTGGCAAAGTTGATGAAATGCGAAAGCAGAGGATCTCATTGGAGAGCCAGTTTCGTGACCTTATTCATAAAGATGACATCACTGGAGTCCTTGTAACCACAGATCGTGCTGAGATCAAG ACATTGTTTGCAGAGCAGTTGAAGAAATATGATCAGCTGAAGGGATATATAGAACAAAACTTGGTTGCCCAGGATAACATCCTGAAAGCCCTAACAGAAGCCAATGTACAGTACGCCCCTGTCCGCAAGACACTCACGCTCACAGAGCAAca ATGGAACAGCACTGTGCAGGCCTTGATTGCCTCATTTGAGGCATATGAGGACTTGATGAAGAAGGCTGAGGAGGGAAAAGACTTCTACCAGGATCTGGACAAGAAGACCTCCCCCCTGTTGGACAAAACAAAGTCCTATTGCCAAACCAGAGAGGGAGAGCGAGTTGCTTTGGTGGAAAA GGAGATTGGAAAAGGGCAGCCTCCTAGACCTGCTGCCCAAAAGCCTGTGGTCGGCCAGAAAGTTGTTGGTCGTAGATCTGGcccctccagtcttcagtctgTAGGTCCTTCTGTTGCTTCTTTTGAAGATCTCCCACAAGAACTACGAAGCCTCCCTCCAAATCTGAATTTGCCTCGATTTCCAGTAGTTTCCAATCCTAATCCTCATGGTGGAACTCCTGTTAGCTGGCTACAAGGGCCAAACCCTTTTCCACCAACTCAGTTTCCTAACCCCCAGTTTCCCACTACAGATCCAAAGCTCAGGCAACAGTTGGCCCACCATCTCCCACAGGTTCCTTATGGCCAGCCCTCTGCACCTCTACAAATCCCTGGGCCGTCACCACAGCAGTTCCAGGTAAGACCAGCTGGAGGCATCACACCTGTCCATCCACAGGTTAACCAATCAACCACCCCACAGATGCTTGCTCAAGGGTACAATCCAGCTCTCTGGCAGCAAGGTGGGCCTATTACAGGGGGTTATTCTGTGCCTCCACAAATGGGACAGATTCCCCAAAATTCCATCAGGCCTGGTTTACCAGGACAACCGCAAGTATCTTTGCCAAACTCTCAAGGGCAGCAGATGCCGACTGGCATGCCTCAGTATTCCTCTGTCCAGCAGATCATACAGGGAGCACCATGCCAAAACTTTACCACCCAGCCTAGACAAAGCATCCCCTCAACCACACCAAGAAGTGCATTTCCTGGGCAAATCCTTCCACCCTTTCCACCTGGTCAAGTCCAGCCTCCAATGCCAGGCCAAGCACAGCAACAGTCTGGCCTTCCCTCAGGTTACCGGCCAGCATTGCTTCCACATACCCAACCCCAGCTTGGTCCACCAGGCCAACTGACAGTGTCCCATCCTCAGGGTGCCCTCATTTCAGGGCAAGTTCAGCCTCAGTCCACTCTCTCCAATCAGTTCCACCCCGGACAACTTCCACAAAACAGGCCTTATATGGGTTATGCCGCCACACCCTTCCCATCTTCACAACCGCAACAAATTCCTGCACCCCACCAAGTACATCCAGGGTCTCATGTCTTACCACAGGCACCCTTGAGCCAAAATTCCCAAGTTCCTTTTGGCCCTCGTCCACTCAGTCAATCCCAAATGCAACCAGGAGCTATACCTCCACAAAGTAATGTGTATTCATTTGCACCAACACACATGGGCCAACAGACCATTCCATCTCAATTCAACACCATGTTTAATGTGGCTCACTTGTCATCAGGACAAGCAGTTGCCCCAGTGATGGACAATCCTGTTCCACCTTCACTTGGCAGCACCCTCATACCGACTCCATCACCTGTTCAGGTTTCCACATCAAATGCTGCACCACCAAGTTCTGACTCCACTGCAATTCTGGATTCTCTCCAGAACAAGGTGGATAATCTCTGCATTCAGTCCCCAAACTAA